CTgctaagaaaattgaagaaactaggggtaaaaaaaaaaaaaaaaggatagatGAAGTTTTGCATTTAAGATAAGAAATAAGTGAAACTTAGTTGAAGACAATGGTGAATGGGTAAGTTGCTCAATCTATCAAACTTCAATTGAGttacaaaactaaaaatttaataGGCTGAATGCTTGTATTATTTAGGGGGCACAATGGATTTGATTAGAAATAATAAAGCCAAAAAGATGTTTGTGTGAAAATCTTAGATGATTGATTGGTTGATATGAATGccaatctaaaattttcaatttttgtaagACCACATGGAGCAAAAGTACACATCATAATTGATTCACATGCTATGACTTAAACTCACATCAAAATTGGTCaatgataattttatatcttttctcatataatttattacatttttatgaattttctagcaaggaaaacaaattccaaattaagGATGGCTTGATTCATTCAATATGTTAATGAATTTaggtttgtttttatatttatatatatatttattatttattaaaatggtgtaactttttaataacaaaatataattttatttttttaaatatttgtatttatataaaaaaactattgatttttaattttaaacctgcttttttttttttaataagacttgaattgaattgaattgataTGAATATGAATAGAATTCACTGATtcttatacaaaattaaaataaaaaattaattttaaaataattgaaatttatttattcaaatgaattttttattttgtaaaaaagatgcttttaaaaacaatttacaaaacatcattatttttagaaaataatggaaacaattattttttatttttaaatttaaaaaaaaaaattaaaacaagtttgcAAAAACATGATGAAacaatcttatttattttaaagaattttttacacatgcatttaattttataaaacatggaAGAAATGACAAGAATAATGAGCACTTCTTTAAAATGGTATATGGGAAGTAATTAAGAGCTGTATATTGGTGGTTGCTtctaaaatttacaaatttggtGGAAGGACCATCTACACAATGAGACATTTATAAGTTTAGATGAAGATCCTTTATACAACAAACTAACACTCAACTACAATATCAACACATTTCTAGGTTACCATTtccatcaatatatatatatatatatataaagaaataataagagtttgtttaattgtgattttagaaagcgtttttaatttaaaaagtgtttttgaaaaaaattatgtgtTTGGTGCGGGTCCTTGCATTCGTTTAGATGTGAGCTTCTCTCTCATCCATATATTAGACATGCAAAGTGTTGTTTGGGCATCGCCTATATTCATTATGCAAGTGATAAATATACTGAATCGTTATGTCAGAAGTAATCATGAGTATAAATGCTTGATTTCAAGCGCAAAAGTCGTTATTCTTAAAACCAATTATTGacatttaaagtattaaaaaacacATTAAACTTTACAACTCTATAGTAATAAAAACTATCAAACATCACATTCAAGTATGGAAAAAACTCTATAAAAAAGTTATTGTCTGTCTCttctaaaaactaatttaagttTCAAAGGGGTGTGTCTAGAAAAACGATTTGAACATACCTTATCGTAGGTACATTAGTCGTTTGTTTAGAGGAAATTAGCTAGAAAAAGCATTGTTGGTTGTGTATcaatatttgacaaattttagaaaacatttttaaaattttaaaaaatgtgttgaaaaatcatttatagtgctttttaaagaaatatttaataaataattctcttaaaaatatttttaaagaaaatacttttattaaaaatacttatcGTAAAAATGGTGTACAACGTGTtataagaagaatgagaaaaaggaagaaaaatcatTATAGTCATTTCATAATATATTCCTCTCTTATTAGTGTTGTTTCAAATGTGTGTAAGATCAATGCCTTTAGGGATTGTTTGGCCGTAGTTGGAAGAAGTTCCCTATGTGTATGGAAtcccaattattaaaaataatggaGGAAAAGAATGAACGTTAAAAAGGTAAACACACAacattttttctacttttacttttcattttgCTTTTTCCCTTGTAAATATCCACATATTTTATGTATTTGTCAAGCAAACGCACACTCTCTCTTACTTCACTCTCTCAGCTTCCCTTGAAAAGCAAGAAAACAGAAGACACCAAGGAGAgaggggaagagagagaaggagaggaGAAGATAGGAAGGCCAAGGAAGGAGCACGTTAGATAAAATATGACGTCCAGGGCTAACGTGAACGGAGAACACAACCTACGCCCTCCCCcaaaccaccaccaccaccctcACAGTCACCACCAAAGCCACTACCAATCGCCGTCCTATTCGCCCTCCTCGGCATCCTTCAAAGGCTGTTGCTGTTGCCTCTTCCTCCTCTTCTCCTTCCTCGCTCTCCTCGTCCTGGCCGTCGTCCTCATCATCGTCCTCGCTGTTAAGCCCAAGAAGCCCCAATTTGATCTCCAGCAGGTGGGCGTGCAGTACATGGGCATCACCGCCAACCCCTCCTCCACCGTCGCCGGTAGCCCCCCCACCCCCACTTCCGCCTCCCTCTCCCTCAACATCAAGATGCTCTTCACTGCCGTCAATCCCAACAAGGTGGGAATTAAGTACGGCGAGTCCAGGTTTACGGTGATGTATCGAGGGATCCCACTCGGAAAAGGGGTGGTCCCGGGGTTCTACCAGCCGGCGCACAGCGTCCGTCAGGTGGAGACCACCGTGGCCGTCGACCGCGCCAACCTCCTCCAGGCCGACGCCGCAGACCTCATCAAAGACGCCTCCCTCAACGACCGCGTCGAGCTCAGGATTCTGGGCGAGGTCGGTGCCAAGATCCGAGTCTTAGACTTCACTTCTCCCGGTGTCCAGGTCAGCCATTTTCTCTGCTAGATTCTTCTTTTACAAGATTTTCTGTCTTAACTTTTCAGAATTTTGGCTTTTCCCCCCCGGCATTTTGTCACACGGAGAATTTCGGCTGTTTATCCGAAAAAGGCCGAAATTCTCTCACGCCGGCGGGGGTGGGAGAGGTGGCCGATGTGGACCGCTCCGCCTCTGAGAAACCCACTACCGTCTGTCCTTTTGTTTTTCCCCGCTCCTTTTCTGCTAAAATGCACCTCATAATTGCTGACTGTGCTAACGTGCACTGTCCGGATTAGGGTCATTTGAATGGGGGTAGTGGTCCCTTGTTAGTTGTTattcttgttttgtttgttttttctctcttttaattttaatttactgTGTGTGATATTCCTGAGTGAGTGTTGCTgacccaaaataataatattaataaaaataaataaataaataaataaataaataattggctTTGGTAAGTAAATTTAGTGATAAGAACTTGGGGGTGTGCAACAAAGGTGGGAATAATTTGGCTTGGTCAAATTGGGAATCCACACAATGGAATGgcatttattttcataaatatgagTGGAATTTTTTTGAGTGGTGTAGCTTTGGGTTTTTGTTTGGATATGCTTTGGTAGGATTACCCACTTTACAGATTTAAAGTGGAGGATAAAAGTCGGAAAATTCATACTTTATTTCACCATGTTCTTCCTTAAGGGCTAAGGATCTTCTCCCATTCActctttttctattctttgcACACACttccttctcttcttttctcttgtcctacatttatttatttattttttattatttataaaatattgctATTCTTTTCTGGTAGAAAAAGTTGTTACTTTTATATTTGAGAGAAAGACCATACTACcctcttttataatttttgtattttattttattttaaaaaatgtgctTACATCTATGTAATAATCATTAGCCACTTCCCACCATGTGTTGATTAGATTTTTAAGAGTAATATTTCATAAGAATATTCAAGGATTCTTTTATGACCAAACCTATCAAGTCTTTAGGACTCTCATGGGACTCAAACCTCGAGCCTTTCATAGCCAAACCTTTAAAACTTTTCATGGGGATTTAAATCTCGAGGTGCCGATCATCCTACAACAATTAAGACTCGAACCTAAGATTTTGTCACTTATTGGGATTACACTTTGTAGTGTTTGTCCTTACCAATCGAGCTACTTGGTGGGTTTCCATTTCTCATAAATATTCTTGATGTTTTAGtaaaaagatttaaatgaaggtttttttgcttaaaaaaattatattttatattaaaaaaatgaggttTATTTTGACCTTTTGATcaaaatatactaatttttaatttaaaaagaattggAGGGCTTTTTCTTCAAAGAATCCACTTAATTGGGGATTGGGTTTGATCACTTTTTTCTCGTGGGCTTTTGAATTCCAATACCCAGTGGGGGAAGTGTGAATTTCAATGGGGTGTGGCCCAGTGAACTGTGTGTGAAATTAGGACCAAATATCAAAGGAATTGGACTTTTCTCATTGTTATTGCTGGCAATGGCAGCAATGGCCATGGCTGAGGCCCCCctcttttcaatttctttatggCTCATCTTTTCATGTCTAGAAAACCATAAAAGGTATAATTACAAAATCATCTTCTCCTTTTTTCTGTACCTCACTATGACTTCAAATTTTTGGTATAGTCATGTACTTCTCTGCACTTAAGTACacagaaaaatggttttcttttctGCTTGCTTCAAAGcaatttagggttttttctttctggGTACtcaaaattggaattattttttcaaaaaaaataaaaaattagagtttgCTATAAATGGGTctgtatttatatttattcatggAGAAGTGTAGTTGAAATGAGTGATTTTGAGAATGTATGGTGGTGGTGGCAGGTGTCTGTAGACTGTGCAATAGTGATAAGTCCAAGGAAGCAGTCTCTAACATACAAGCAGTGCGGATTTGATGGACTGAGCGTTTGAGCACAGCATGAAGCTGAAGTTTCTGCCTTCCAATCATTTTTCTCTCTATCCAAACAGACAgatgagagaagaaaaaatgggCAAAGAGGATCTGATGTGAGCTACCATattaaggaaaggaaaggaaaggaaaggaaaggataGGAAAAAGCCGGTAGGTGGGGGAAAAAGCCCTCTTGAGTAGCATTTGTGAaaagtaaaagagaaaattgGAAAGGGGAGAAATGGGGGTCTATATATAGGAATTTGACTTTCCAcgattttggaaattttctatTGGTTGTAAGTTCTAACCAGCTGTAAAGTGTGAGAGCCATgtatgttattattatcataagCCCCATTAACTAATCTCTTTGGGAAGATAAAAAGATTAGGATGTGGTGTACATGTTCGTCTCACCattatttcttcttccttaatgTCATGCTCATGCTTCAAACAATACATTGTGCCATCTTTAGAATCAATGATCTTCctggcattttttttaattttttttttaatttttatttttgttgaagcAACTAACCACTGATTTCTTTTTGGGATTTTGTATTATTCACCTAATTTAATAGCTTCTTATATCATTTaaagctatatttggttcccataaaatttttgggaaaatgcaagggaaaaaaatacaaaggaaaaatagaaggaaaataaaaaatagattaaaagttgataaattatttttttgttacttcaaactcattttatttattttaactcatcaatataaagattaaataatttaaaaatatataaatttttaattagttttaattatatttgattttttttttttatgtttttcataggacaactaaatatgaaaaaattattttcttttgtatttttttttccttaatatttttcgggaactaaacataaccttaaggATTATTGGAATATAGTAGTTGGAATATGGAGAGGAGAAGCATGGACAAAATCTTGGACATACCCTCTACAACAAACACATGGTTCATCTCATCTAAGGAGTAGGTTTCATGAAGGTATTGCTTGGATGGACCTATTGATACCATCATATCAAATAGATTCTTCGATACCCTGAAATTAtaagtttataataaaattaactagatgtttgataaattaacttaataacttaaagtgacttaataatttaatttaagtcactaaataaattaaatatgtttgacaaaataattgaatggtatgatttaaagtaaaacacaattttaagtaataagtaaaaacaattaacttattcttaaattcacatctttattttacatttGTTATTCTTGTTTGACTTAATTgcattcataatttcttttgcTACTGTACAACCTCTATTGTTACTCAACCCCctttaccttaattataatttatgaagataaatatgttaatttgatgatttgaaatataatttaagttaattttatcaaacaatcttaatatttaaataataagttttaagttcgtaatttaagtataatttaacttaaaattaacttaatttattaaataataagtattaaattttattaaatacctcTTAAGAATGTTacataaaacttaatacttatattattcatattatttttttaaaaaaggttttctaaaaatttcattaaaaaggtTATGTCCCCCAATTTTATCCAAGgggtaaaatttttttattaaaaatcttcaaaaatacCCCAAGGCCTAATAATAGAATTTTTGATAATAACTAAAGTATCCAAATCTCTTTTTGTTTGAAGCTACAAGAATATGCATATAAGAATGTTGTAAAATAGTTGatattaaaattagataaataaacTATGCAATGAAacatcttataattttttaaaataatatccaTTAAATAAGAGCAGAATTCCAACAAAACCATAATCTTCTTGAAAATCCTATTGGATTAATGAAGTTATGACAATCAAATTGAAGTTTATGCAaaatatctaatgttttattggCATTAACTTTAGTttaagataaaaacaaaatattacgAGGTAGATTTTTTGATAGCTTCTTAACTTGAGATACAAAACTAGGGCAACCAACCTCTCTAACATTCCATGTCACGACCTTCATGCGTAAGATTGGATGGTTGAAGGGGTTTTTattgccttttttctttcttgttcttgctctttgtttctttttgttattttttatttgttattttttattttattttaattattttaattttttaattttttattctttccatcTCTTTTTTGGGAAGAGTTTAAGCCATCAACTTATCTTGTTTTTCCTAAAATAGGGTCCACTACCATCAATTTCCATCTTGATTACATTATTAGTAGCTTGAAAGCCTTCTACATAcgtctttttttcctttttggtagCTTCCTTACCCTCCCCACCATGCAAATATAAAGCCATAGGAGAATCATAAGGTAAAGatctatatatgaaaataaggCTGGAAATAAGCACTACTTCTTCATTGGTTGGACTAAGTTTGCTAGGAATTTTCTCACCTTGTTTTTCCCACTATTGAACctcattattcaaattgttATCATTTACCACACCATCTTTGGGGTTGCCACTAGAAATGATGGTCACTAATACCTCAACATATGAAGCATTACTTGCACCTAAGTGATCACCTTTATTTCCCTTGGCAAGAGTTTTGTCTCAATTTGGAATGACCTTTAC
The window above is part of the Vitis riparia cultivar Riparia Gloire de Montpellier isolate 1030 chromosome 12, EGFV_Vit.rip_1.0, whole genome shotgun sequence genome. Proteins encoded here:
- the LOC117927300 gene encoding NDR1/HIN1-like protein 13: MTSRANVNGEHNLRPPPNHHHHPHSHHQSHYQSPSYSPSSASFKGCCCCLFLLFSFLALLVLAVVLIIVLAVKPKKPQFDLQQVGVQYMGITANPSSTVAGSPPTPTSASLSLNIKMLFTAVNPNKVGIKYGESRFTVMYRGIPLGKGVVPGFYQPAHSVRQVETTVAVDRANLLQADAADLIKDASLNDRVELRILGEVGAKIRVLDFTSPGVQVSVDCAIVISPRKQSLTYKQCGFDGLSV